The following are from one region of the Sphingobium sp. MI1205 genome:
- a CDS encoding bifunctional cobalt-precorrin-7 (C(5))-methyltransferase/cobalt-precorrin-6B (C(15))-methyltransferase: MAVDGPWLTIIGIGEDGADGLSSAARAALDHARIVTGAPRQLALLPPLKAEHLAWPVPFEDGVAPLLARRGEPVVLLASGDPFWFGAGASITGHLAPGEWVAHPAPSTFSIAAARLGWALQHVACHGLHAAPMARLRQDLAPGERAILLVRDGKAVADLAAYLEESGFGASTLHVMEALGGPRERIRAVRADGFELDDVAHPVAVGIEMAGDGAVMPRASGLADSWFEHDGQITKRPARALTLSALAPRPGETLWDIGAGSGSVAIEWLLSHPSTQAVAFEADPLRAARVRTNAARLGADRLRMVEGRAPAVLEGRTRPDAIFIGGGLSEGLLEAILRLPGGRTRLVANAVTLESEALLAQCHARMGGELLRIEMASVAAIGTRRGWKAAYPLVQWSVTL, encoded by the coding sequence ATGGCGGTTGACGGTCCCTGGCTGACGATCATCGGCATTGGCGAGGATGGCGCGGACGGCCTGTCCAGCGCCGCACGCGCCGCGCTGGATCATGCGCGCATCGTCACCGGCGCGCCGCGCCAGCTGGCGTTGCTGCCCCCCCTTAAGGCCGAACATCTGGCGTGGCCAGTGCCCTTTGAGGATGGCGTCGCCCCGCTGCTCGCCCGGCGGGGGGAACCGGTGGTGCTGCTGGCGTCGGGCGACCCCTTCTGGTTCGGCGCGGGGGCGAGCATCACCGGGCATCTTGCGCCGGGCGAGTGGGTCGCCCACCCGGCACCGTCCACCTTCTCGATCGCGGCGGCGCGGTTGGGCTGGGCGTTGCAGCATGTCGCCTGCCATGGCCTGCATGCCGCGCCCATGGCCCGATTGAGGCAAGACCTTGCGCCCGGTGAGCGGGCGATCCTGCTGGTGAGGGACGGGAAGGCAGTGGCGGATCTGGCCGCCTATCTGGAGGAGTCCGGCTTCGGCGCATCAACGCTGCATGTGATGGAGGCGCTGGGCGGGCCGCGCGAGCGGATCAGGGCGGTGCGCGCCGATGGCTTTGAACTGGATGACGTCGCGCATCCGGTGGCGGTAGGGATCGAGATGGCAGGCGACGGCGCGGTAATGCCACGCGCCAGCGGGCTGGCCGACAGCTGGTTCGAACATGACGGCCAGATCACGAAAAGGCCAGCGCGCGCGCTCACCCTGTCCGCGCTCGCCCCGCGTCCGGGCGAGACATTGTGGGACATTGGCGCGGGGTCGGGATCGGTCGCAATCGAATGGTTGCTCAGCCATCCGTCAACCCAGGCGGTCGCTTTCGAGGCTGATCCCCTACGCGCCGCGCGGGTCCGCACCAATGCGGCGCGGCTGGGGGCTGATCGATTGCGCATGGTCGAGGGGCGCGCGCCCGCCGTGCTGGAGGGCCGCACGCGTCCTGACGCTATCTTCATCGGCGGGGGTTTGAGCGAGGGGTTGCTGGAGGCGATCCTGCGCCTGCCGGGCGGGCGGACCCGGCTGGTCGCCAATGCGGTGACGCTGGAATCGGAAGCGCTGCTGGCGCAGTGCCACGCGCGGATGGGCGGCGAGTTGCTGCGGATCGAGATGGCGAGCGTCGCGGCGATCGGGACAAGGCGCGGATGGAAGGCGGCCTATCCGCTGGTCCAGTGGAGCGTGACGCTATGA
- a CDS encoding cobalamin biosynthesis protein, with amino-acid sequence MIVAGFGCRSEADDAVMRAALAGHGRTVSALATLTHKARLLEPLADALALPLILIDPAAIRGVATPTQSAASLTAYGTGSVAEAVALTAAGRGARLIAARIISADGQATCALAEGVFA; translated from the coding sequence ATGATCGTGGCGGGCTTTGGATGCCGTAGCGAGGCAGATGATGCGGTGATGCGGGCGGCGCTGGCGGGGCATGGCCGGACTGTGTCGGCGCTCGCGACGCTCACCCACAAGGCGCGATTGCTCGAACCGCTCGCCGATGCATTGGCGCTGCCGCTGATCCTGATCGATCCTGCCGCGATAAGAGGCGTCGCGACGCCCACGCAATCCGCCGCCAGCCTGACCGCCTACGGCACCGGCAGCGTCGCCGAAGCGGTTGCGCTCACCGCTGCGGGCCGTGGCGCGCGGCTGATCGCGGCCCGCATCATTTCCGCCGATGGGCAGGCCACCTGTGCGCTGGCCGAGGGAGTTTTCGCATGA
- the cobM gene encoding precorrin-4 C(11)-methyltransferase produces the protein MTVHFIGAGPGAPDLLTLRGRDLIAASPVCLYAGSLVPRAVLDHCPPGARIVNSAPLTLDEIIAIIAEADAMGQDVARLHSGDLSVWSAMGEQIRRLKALGIDYTVTPGVPSFAAAAAALGTELTLPGIGQSLVLTRTPGRASAMPPGETLSGFGATGATLAIHLSIHNIGQVVADLSPLYGPDCPAAIIWRASWPDQRIERGTLSTVARQAADGPERTALILVGPVLGDADFAESQLYAPGYDRRFRPASTQSRFAGSEE, from the coding sequence ATGACTGTCCATTTCATCGGCGCGGGGCCGGGCGCGCCCGACCTGCTCACGCTGCGCGGCCGCGACCTGATCGCCGCGTCGCCTGTGTGCCTCTACGCCGGTTCGCTGGTGCCGCGTGCGGTGCTGGATCATTGCCCACCCGGCGCGCGCATCGTGAACAGCGCGCCGCTGACGCTAGACGAGATCATCGCCATTATCGCGGAGGCGGACGCCATGGGGCAGGATGTCGCGCGGCTCCATTCGGGCGACCTGTCCGTCTGGTCAGCGATGGGCGAGCAGATCAGGCGGCTGAAGGCGCTGGGGATCGACTATACGGTGACGCCGGGGGTGCCATCCTTTGCGGCAGCGGCGGCGGCGCTGGGGACGGAGCTGACGCTGCCCGGTATTGGCCAGTCGCTGGTCCTCACCCGCACGCCGGGGCGGGCGAGCGCGATGCCGCCGGGCGAGACGCTGAGCGGCTTTGGGGCGACCGGCGCGACGCTGGCCATCCATCTGTCGATCCACAATATCGGGCAGGTCGTGGCCGACCTGTCGCCGCTTTATGGCCCCGATTGTCCGGCCGCGATCATCTGGCGCGCAAGCTGGCCGGACCAGCGGATCGAACGAGGCACGCTATCGACGGTCGCGAGACAGGCAGCGGATGGCCCGGAGCGCACGGCGTTGATTTTGGTCGGCCCAGTGCTGGGCGACGCAGATTTTGCCGAGAGCCAGCTTTACGCGCCCGGATATGACCGGCGTTTCCGCCCCGCCTCCACGCAATCGCGCTTCGCCGGGTCGGAAGAATGA
- a CDS encoding cobyrinate a,c-diamide synthase, whose amino-acid sequence MTPGILVAAPRSGSGKTVITLGLLRALARRGVRVQPYKCGPDYIDTGYHRLASGRAAFNLDSWAMDGAMIRGLAAQAVTADLALAEGAMGLFDGAAATGASGNGSSADIAAALGWPVILVIDVSGQSQSAAALAHGFRTLRPDLRVVGVILNRVASPRHDAMIRRAMEEIALPVLGAVPRSAALSLPERHLGLVQAGEQERADERIDAIADVVEAHVGLSALLACAGALPCAASCGTGWRPPGQRVALAQDAAFSFTYAHMLAGWQSAGAEILRFSPLADEAPDPHADAVWLPGGYPELHAPRLAEATRFIDGLRRHAQDRPVHGECGGYMVLGQAIIDAQGQTHAMAGLLGLVSSFAERRLHLGYRRARLLAPMGGYGEGADLRGHEFHYSTVVEQPDQPLAHVTDAAGDAVASTGSRRGLVTGSFFHLVAGAA is encoded by the coding sequence ATGACGCCGGGGATACTTGTCGCCGCACCCCGTTCAGGATCGGGCAAGACGGTCATCACGCTGGGCCTGCTGCGGGCGCTGGCGCGACGGGGCGTGCGGGTGCAGCCCTATAAATGCGGGCCGGATTATATCGACACGGGCTATCATCGACTGGCGAGCGGGCGCGCCGCGTTCAATCTGGACAGCTGGGCAATGGACGGCGCGATGATCCGGGGCCTCGCGGCGCAGGCCGTGACCGCAGATCTGGCGCTGGCCGAGGGGGCGATGGGCCTGTTCGACGGCGCAGCGGCGACGGGCGCGAGCGGCAATGGTAGCAGCGCCGACATAGCCGCCGCGCTGGGCTGGCCGGTCATCCTGGTCATCGACGTTTCGGGGCAGAGCCAGTCGGCGGCAGCGCTGGCGCATGGCTTTCGCACCCTGCGGCCTGACCTGCGCGTCGTGGGCGTGATCCTCAATCGCGTCGCCAGCCCCCGTCATGACGCCATGATCCGTCGCGCGATGGAGGAGATCGCGCTGCCTGTGCTGGGTGCGGTTCCGCGTTCGGCCGCGCTGTCGCTGCCCGAACGCCATCTGGGTCTGGTGCAGGCGGGCGAGCAGGAGCGGGCGGACGAGAGGATCGATGCCATTGCCGATGTGGTGGAGGCCCATGTGGGTCTGTCCGCGCTGCTGGCATGCGCGGGCGCCCTGCCCTGCGCGGCATCGTGCGGCACAGGGTGGCGGCCACCAGGACAACGCGTCGCCCTGGCCCAGGATGCCGCCTTCTCCTTCACCTACGCGCACATGCTGGCGGGCTGGCAGTCGGCGGGTGCGGAGATTTTGCGCTTTTCGCCGCTGGCTGACGAAGCGCCCGATCCGCATGCGGACGCCGTCTGGCTGCCCGGCGGCTATCCCGAACTGCATGCGCCGCGCCTTGCAGAGGCGACGCGCTTTATCGACGGGCTGCGGCGTCACGCACAGGATCGCCCGGTCCATGGGGAGTGCGGTGGCTATATGGTGTTGGGGCAGGCGATCATCGACGCGCAGGGACAGACGCATGCGATGGCGGGGCTGCTGGGCCTCGTCAGCAGCTTTGCCGAGCGCCGGTTGCATCTGGGCTATCGCCGCGCGCGGCTGCTGGCTCCGATGGGCGGCTATGGCGAAGGGGCGGACCTTCGCGGCCATGAATTTCATTATTCGACGGTGGTCGAGCAGCCCGACCAGCCGCTTGCCCATGTGACGGATGCGGCAGGAGACGCCGTCGCATCCACGGGGTCGCGCCGGGGGCTGGTGACGGGCAGCTTCTTCCACCTTGTCGCGGGTGCGGCATGA
- the cobF gene encoding precorrin-6A synthase (deacetylating), whose amino-acid sequence MIRLSLIGIGTGNPDHLTRAAIRAMNEADLILLPRKGEAKSDLIDLRRTICADVLTGGTHIVEFDMPRRADQPAYIEAVVDWHDAIAAIWMEQIALHLPESGTLALLVWGDPSLYDSSLRIAQRLGHSVEISVVPGITSIQALTAAHGICLNRLADPVLITTGRQLREQGWPKGVRDIVVMLDGHCAFQTLATEGIDIWWGAYLGMEHQALAHGPLATVGPDIIERRALLRQRHGWIMDVYLLRLSEAFSPPA is encoded by the coding sequence ATGATCCGGCTTTCCCTGATCGGCATCGGCACGGGCAATCCCGATCATCTGACCCGCGCCGCCATCCGGGCGATGAACGAGGCAGACCTGATCCTGCTGCCCCGCAAGGGCGAGGCGAAATCGGACCTGATCGACCTGCGCCGGACCATCTGCGCCGATGTGCTGACGGGCGGGACGCACATCGTTGAGTTCGACATGCCCAGGCGCGCAGACCAGCCCGCCTATATCGAGGCGGTGGTCGATTGGCATGATGCTATTGCCGCGATCTGGATGGAACAGATTGCGCTTCATTTGCCGGAGAGCGGTACGCTGGCGCTGCTCGTGTGGGGCGACCCTTCGCTTTATGACAGCAGCCTGCGGATCGCGCAGCGGCTGGGCCATTCGGTCGAGATCAGCGTCGTTCCGGGGATAACCAGCATCCAGGCGCTGACCGCCGCGCACGGCATCTGCCTCAACCGCCTGGCCGACCCGGTGCTGATCACCACGGGCAGGCAATTGCGCGAGCAGGGATGGCCCAAGGGCGTGCGCGACATTGTCGTGATGCTGGACGGGCATTGCGCGTTTCAGACATTGGCGACCGAAGGGATAGACATCTGGTGGGGCGCATATCTGGGGATGGAGCATCAGGCGCTTGCCCACGGTCCGCTGGCGACGGTGGGGCCTGACATCATCGAACGCCGCGCGCTGCTGCGCCAGCGTCATGGGTGGATCATGGACGTCTATCTGCTGCGGCTGAGCGAGGCGTTTTCGCCGCCGGCCTGA
- a CDS encoding SpoVR family protein: MTGALAPAPLFTGSDWDFPLINRIYETVEPIALQEMKLNIYPNQIEIISAEQMLDAYSSIGMPLFYKHWSFGKQFVTNEMLYRKGLRGLAYELVINSDPCINYLMQENSATMQTLVIAHAAFGHNHFFKNNYVFKQWTDAEGILDYLEFAKRYITQCEERHGQLAVERVLDAAHALMNQGVHRYPRVRPRDMKEEAEREAERQAYRDRIYDDLWRTVPVGAKAASVPRDQRRAALGLPQENILYFLEKTGPRLESWQREILRIVRLIAQYFYPQRQTKAMNEGCATYTHYRIMTILHDRGWLTDGAFMEFIQSHTNVVYQPTYDSGHFGGFNPYALGFGIMSDIERICMDPTDEDRDWFGDIAGSRDPVEVLKDIWANYRDESFVSQFLSPHLIRQWRLFQLLDRESEPDLRVEAIHDERGYRRIRRALAREHDIARQEPDIQVVDVDLAGDRTLMLEHAVTDGVVLDASDATLVLQSLANLWGYEVALSEVDVESRKELKSHRCQPQLGWIG; encoded by the coding sequence TTGACCGGAGCGCTCGCCCCGGCGCCGCTGTTCACGGGCAGCGATTGGGATTTTCCCCTGATCAACCGCATCTATGAAACGGTGGAGCCGATCGCGCTTCAGGAAATGAAGCTCAATATCTATCCCAACCAGATAGAGATCATCAGCGCCGAACAGATGCTGGACGCCTATTCGTCGATCGGCATGCCGCTTTTCTACAAACACTGGTCCTTCGGAAAGCAGTTCGTCACCAATGAAATGCTGTATCGAAAGGGGTTGCGCGGCCTTGCCTATGAACTGGTGATCAACAGCGATCCCTGCATCAACTATCTGATGCAGGAAAACAGCGCGACGATGCAGACGCTGGTCATCGCCCATGCCGCGTTCGGCCATAATCACTTCTTCAAGAATAATTATGTCTTCAAGCAATGGACCGATGCCGAGGGCATTCTGGATTATCTGGAGTTCGCAAAACGCTACATCACGCAATGCGAGGAGCGTCATGGCCAGCTCGCGGTGGAGCGGGTGCTGGACGCGGCGCACGCGCTGATGAACCAGGGGGTGCATCGCTATCCCCGCGTCCGCCCGCGCGACATGAAGGAGGAGGCCGAGCGCGAGGCCGAGCGGCAGGCCTATCGCGACCGCATCTATGACGACCTGTGGCGCACCGTGCCGGTCGGCGCGAAAGCAGCGTCCGTGCCCCGCGACCAGCGCCGCGCCGCCCTTGGCCTGCCACAGGAAAACATCCTCTATTTTCTGGAAAAGACCGGCCCCCGGCTGGAAAGCTGGCAGCGCGAGATATTGCGCATCGTCCGCCTGATCGCCCAATATTTCTATCCGCAGCGCCAGACCAAGGCGATGAATGAGGGCTGCGCCACCTATACCCATTACCGCATCATGACGATCCTGCACGACCGTGGCTGGCTGACCGATGGCGCGTTCATGGAATTCATCCAGTCGCACACCAATGTCGTCTACCAGCCGACATATGATTCAGGACATTTTGGCGGCTTCAATCCCTATGCGCTCGGTTTCGGGATCATGTCGGACATAGAACGGATCTGCATGGACCCGACGGACGAGGACCGCGACTGGTTCGGTGACATTGCCGGGTCTCGCGATCCGGTCGAGGTATTGAAGGACATCTGGGCCAATTATCGCGACGAAAGTTTCGTGTCGCAGTTCCTCAGCCCGCATCTGATCCGGCAATGGCGCCTGTTCCAGTTGCTCGACCGGGAAAGCGAACCGGACCTGCGGGTAGAGGCGATCCATGACGAGCGCGGCTATCGTCGCATCCGCCGTGCGCTGGCGCGCGAACATGATATAGCCCGGCAGGAACCGGATATTCAGGTGGTCGATGTCGATCTGGCCGGAGACCGCACCTTGATGCTGGAGCATGCCGTCACCGACGGCGTGGTTCTGGACGCATCGGATGCGACGCTGGTGTTGCAAAGCCTCGCCAACCTGTGGGGCTATGAAGTCGCGCTCAGCGAAGTGGATGTGGAAAGCCGCAAGGAACTGAAAAGCCATCGTTGCCAGCCGCAACTAGGATGGATCGGCTGA
- a CDS encoding YeaH/YhbH family protein, which translates to MHIVDRRLNPGGKSLVNRQRFLRRAKAYVSQAVRDSLKDRSIKDLAGEGEITIRRDAIHEPTLHRASQGGNRERVLPGNREFLEGDRIKRPDGGAGGGSQAGEGEDQDDFRFALSREEFLDLFLEDLELPDMAKKKLVAGKVEGVRRAGYSTIGNPSNLSVPRTMQKAMSRRIALRRPSGADLDRIDEAIAEIEARAPPLPDDAVALEKLREERAHIIRRRNVIAYIDPVDLRFRRFEPVPRPVAQAVMFCLMDVSGSMTAHMKDLAKRFFALLHLFLSRCYEHVDVVFIHHTDRAAEVDEETFFYSTVTGGTLVSSALDKLLEVVKDRYSPADWNIYVAQASDGDTLASDNARVVGLMQDQILPFCQYFAYLEVGREEFVSIETATSSTGLWEAYAPVSESHRHFAMRKVSHRREIYPVFRELFQRRGVGERAGA; encoded by the coding sequence ATGCACATAGTCGACAGACGGCTGAACCCCGGCGGCAAGAGCCTGGTAAACCGGCAACGGTTCCTCAGAAGGGCGAAAGCCTATGTCAGCCAGGCGGTGCGCGACAGCCTGAAGGACCGCAGCATCAAGGATCTCGCCGGGGAGGGGGAAATCACCATCCGGCGCGACGCGATCCACGAACCGACCCTCCATCGCGCATCCCAGGGCGGCAATCGCGAACGGGTATTGCCGGGCAATCGCGAATTTCTGGAAGGCGACCGGATCAAGCGCCCGGACGGCGGCGCTGGCGGCGGATCGCAGGCGGGGGAGGGTGAAGATCAGGATGATTTCCGCTTCGCGCTCAGCCGCGAAGAGTTTCTGGATCTCTTCCTTGAAGATCTGGAATTGCCCGACATGGCCAAGAAAAAACTGGTCGCGGGCAAGGTCGAAGGGGTCAGGCGCGCGGGCTATTCCACCATCGGCAACCCGTCCAACCTCTCCGTCCCCCGCACGATGCAAAAGGCGATGTCCCGCCGCATCGCGCTGCGTCGCCCCAGCGGCGCGGACCTTGATCGCATCGACGAAGCCATCGCCGAGATAGAGGCGCGCGCGCCGCCGCTGCCCGATGATGCCGTGGCGCTGGAAAAGCTGCGCGAAGAGCGGGCGCATATCATCCGCCGCCGCAACGTCATCGCTTATATCGACCCCGTCGATCTGCGCTTTCGCCGTTTCGAACCCGTGCCGCGGCCCGTGGCGCAGGCGGTGATGTTCTGCCTGATGGACGTGTCCGGTTCCATGACCGCGCATATGAAGGATCTGGCGAAGCGCTTCTTTGCGCTGCTCCATCTGTTCCTGTCGCGCTGTTACGAACATGTCGATGTCGTATTCATCCACCATACCGACCGCGCGGCGGAGGTGGATGAGGAAACTTTCTTCTACAGCACGGTGACCGGCGGCACATTGGTATCCAGCGCGCTCGACAAGCTGCTGGAGGTGGTGAAGGACCGCTACAGCCCCGCCGACTGGAATATCTATGTCGCGCAGGCGTCGGATGGCGACACGCTGGCGTCCGACAATGCGCGCGTCGTCGGCCTGATGCAGGACCAGATCCTGCCCTTTTGCCAATATTTCGCCTATCTTGAGGTCGGGCGGGAGGAATTCGTCTCGATCGAAACGGCAACCTCCAGCACGGGTCTGTGGGAAGCCTATGCACCCGTAAGTGAAAGCCACCGCCATTTCGCCATGCGCAAGGTGTCGCACCGCCGCGAAATCTATCCCGTCTTCCGCGAACTGTTCCAGCGGCGCGGCGTCGGTGAAAGGGCCGGCGCTTGA
- a CDS encoding PrkA family serine protein kinase, translating into MTKSELFSSFTRNYDERRQAEMSVEDYLLGCRNDPLMHASAPERLLAAIGEPEIIDTSRDQRLGRIFMNRTIRRYKSFANFYGMESTIEHIVSFLRHASQGLEERKQILYLLGPVGGGKSSLAERLKALMETHPIYALKAGDEISPIFESPLALFDAETHGTMIEDGYGIPRRCLTGMISPWARKRMDEFSGDISRFKVVRLMPSRMRQIAIAKTEPGDENNQDISSLVGKVDIRKLEMLSQNDPDAYSYSGGLNRANQGMLEFVEMFKAPIKMLHPLLTATQEGNYIGTENIGAIPFNGIIMAHSNESEWSNFKNNKNNEAFIDRIYVIKVPYALQATEERHVYEKLLRESDLSKAPCAPGTLDMLARFSVLTRLREHENSNLYSKMRVYDGEMLREIDPRAKSLQEYRDAAGVDEGMSGTSTRFAFKALSATFNHDGSEIAADPVHLMYVLEGMVRQEQFPAETEAKYLEFIKGELAPRYAEFIGNEIQKAYLESYHDYGQNLFDRYVAYADAWIEDLDFKDPDTGQLLDREVINQELTKTEKPAGIANPKDFRNEVVKFALRMRASNDGRNPSWTSYEKIREVIEKRMFSQVEDLLPVISFGSKKDGDTASKHDEFVARMIERGYTERQVRRLVEWYIRVKQAG; encoded by the coding sequence GTGACGAAAAGCGAACTGTTTTCGAGTTTCACGCGGAATTATGACGAACGGCGACAAGCCGAGATGTCAGTCGAGGATTATTTGCTGGGATGCCGCAATGATCCTCTGATGCACGCATCGGCGCCGGAACGCCTGCTGGCGGCGATCGGCGAGCCGGAAATCATAGACACCTCCCGCGACCAGCGGCTTGGGCGGATCTTCATGAACCGCACCATCCGCCGGTACAAAAGTTTCGCCAATTTCTACGGCATGGAATCGACGATCGAACATATCGTCAGCTTCCTGCGCCACGCCAGCCAGGGGCTGGAGGAACGCAAGCAGATCCTCTACCTCCTCGGCCCGGTCGGCGGCGGCAAATCCTCGCTCGCCGAACGGCTGAAGGCGTTGATGGAAACGCACCCCATCTACGCTCTGAAGGCGGGCGATGAAATCAGTCCAATCTTCGAAAGCCCTCTCGCGCTGTTCGACGCGGAAACGCATGGGACCATGATCGAGGACGGCTATGGCATCCCCCGCCGCTGCCTGACCGGCATGATAAGCCCATGGGCGCGCAAGCGGATGGACGAGTTTTCCGGCGACATTTCCCGGTTCAAGGTGGTCCGCCTGATGCCCTCGCGCATGCGGCAGATCGCCATCGCCAAGACCGAGCCGGGCGACGAAAACAATCAGGACATCAGTTCGCTGGTCGGCAAGGTCGACATCCGCAAGCTGGAAATGCTCTCGCAAAATGATCCCGACGCCTACAGCTATTCGGGCGGGCTTAACCGCGCGAACCAGGGCATGCTTGAATTTGTCGAGATGTTCAAGGCGCCGATCAAGATGCTCCATCCGCTGCTGACGGCGACGCAGGAGGGCAATTATATCGGGACCGAAAATATCGGCGCGATCCCCTTCAACGGCATCATCATGGCGCATTCCAATGAATCGGAATGGTCGAATTTCAAGAACAACAAGAATAACGAAGCCTTCATCGACCGTATCTACGTCATCAAGGTGCCCTATGCCCTTCAGGCGACCGAGGAACGGCATGTCTATGAAAAGCTGCTGCGGGAATCGGACCTGAGCAAGGCGCCCTGCGCGCCCGGAACGCTGGACATGCTGGCCCGCTTTTCCGTGCTGACGCGGCTGCGCGAGCATGAGAACAGCAATCTCTATTCCAAGATGCGCGTCTATGACGGCGAAATGCTGCGGGAAATCGATCCGCGCGCCAAGAGCCTTCAGGAATATCGCGACGCCGCTGGCGTGGATGAAGGCATGTCGGGCACCTCGACCCGCTTCGCCTTCAAGGCGCTGTCCGCGACCTTCAACCATGACGGCAGCGAGATCGCGGCAGACCCCGTACACCTCATGTATGTGCTGGAAGGCATGGTGCGGCAGGAACAGTTCCCGGCCGAGACGGAAGCCAAATATCTGGAGTTCATCAAGGGCGAGCTGGCGCCCCGCTATGCCGAATTCATCGGTAATGAAATCCAGAAGGCCTATCTGGAATCCTACCATGATTATGGCCAGAACCTGTTCGACCGTTATGTCGCCTATGCCGATGCGTGGATAGAGGATCTGGACTTCAAGGATCCCGATACCGGGCAGTTGCTGGACCGCGAAGTCATCAACCAGGAACTGACCAAGACCGAAAAGCCCGCGGGGATCGCCAATCCCAAGGATTTCCGCAACGAAGTCGTCAAGTTCGCCCTGCGCATGCGGGCGAGCAATGACGGGCGCAACCCCAGCTGGACAAGTTACGAAAAGATCCGCGAGGTCATCGAAAAGCGGATGTTCAGCCAGGTGGAGGATCTGCTGCCGGTCATCAGCTTCGGGTCCAAGAAGGACGGCGACACCGCAAGCAAGCATGACGAATTCGTCGCGCGCATGATCGAGCGGGGCTATACCGAACGACAGGTCAGGCGTCTGGTCGAATGGTATATCCGCGTCAAGCAGGCCGGATAA
- a CDS encoding universal stress protein has translation MTSILLHIHDDSGMESRLQAACDIARSAPAHIHCVQVTAMPNLMTGDIYGGMSMAPTLMAELHEIDARMRTRMEQRLQREDVSWDWRQVDGDVVNGLLSASALCDFMVVTLPAGPRREMDDPLHIAADLALGGRTPVLAVPQGARGMMVMGRALVAWDGSQEASTALRLSVPLLKQAEEVHVVTVEEAGKFPFPATGAPEYLARHGIKTEFHSWPQDGRTVEATLKAAIGVIKPDWMVMGAFGHSRLRELVFGGVTRSMLRDVHIPLLLAH, from the coding sequence ATGACATCCATTCTGCTCCACATCCACGACGACAGCGGCATGGAAAGCCGGTTGCAGGCCGCCTGCGATATTGCGCGTTCGGCGCCTGCCCACATCCATTGCGTCCAGGTGACGGCCATGCCGAACCTGATGACGGGCGACATCTATGGCGGAATGTCGATGGCGCCCACGCTGATGGCCGAACTACACGAGATAGATGCGCGGATGCGGACGCGGATGGAGCAGCGATTGCAGCGCGAGGACGTCAGTTGGGACTGGCGGCAAGTGGACGGCGACGTCGTCAACGGGCTGCTGTCCGCTTCGGCGCTGTGCGACTTCATGGTCGTGACCCTGCCCGCCGGCCCGCGCCGGGAAATGGACGATCCGCTGCATATCGCCGCCGACCTGGCGCTGGGAGGCCGCACCCCGGTGCTGGCCGTGCCGCAGGGCGCGCGCGGAATGATGGTTATGGGCCGGGCGTTGGTCGCGTGGGACGGGTCGCAGGAAGCATCGACGGCGCTGCGCCTGTCGGTCCCGCTGCTGAAACAGGCGGAAGAGGTGCATGTGGTAACAGTCGAGGAAGCCGGGAAATTCCCCTTCCCCGCGACCGGCGCGCCGGAATATCTGGCCCGCCATGGCATCAAGACGGAATTTCACAGCTGGCCGCAGGACGGGCGTACGGTGGAAGCGACGCTGAAGGCGGCCATCGGCGTGATAAAGCCGGATTGGATGGTGATGGGCGCTTTTGGCCACAGTCGCCTGCGTGAACTGGTATTTGGCGGCGTCACCCGTTCCATGCTGCGTGACGTTCATATTCCGTTGCTGCTGGCCCACTGA